In Egicoccus sp. AB-alg2, one genomic interval encodes:
- a CDS encoding CpaF family protein produces MTSATNEQTPTTIVDARLREAVARRLRTDHEITAGHADRAGLRRAVARAMAAEGIVAAPDVWARAVRDLVDELGGLGPLEALLRDPAVTDVMVNGPDEVHVERDGRLTRAGVAFDDDAHVERLLRRVLGPLGVRLDRSHPFADAVLPGGVRLHALLPPLAEHPIVTLRRVPAVVPSWEELLASGTVTPAVHEQLVQAVRDRRNLVVCGRAGVGKTTLLARLLGETGDDRLVVIEDAPELRRPATHTVHLRVRPPSPDGAGGVDVATLVRNALRMRPDRLVVGEVRGAEVADLLQAMNTGHDGSATTVHANGAQEAIVRLEGMALLAGVPLAAARAQVAAALDLVVALERGRDGRRRVTEVVEVVAGRDGAVIREARG; encoded by the coding sequence ATGACGAGCGCGACAAACGAGCAGACACCCACCACCATCGTCGACGCACGGCTGCGCGAGGCCGTCGCGCGCCGGCTCCGCACCGACCACGAGATCACCGCAGGTCATGCCGACCGGGCCGGCCTGCGGCGGGCCGTCGCCCGCGCCATGGCGGCCGAGGGCATCGTGGCCGCGCCCGACGTCTGGGCCCGCGCGGTCCGTGACCTCGTCGACGAGCTCGGTGGCCTGGGACCCCTGGAAGCCCTGCTACGCGACCCCGCCGTCACCGACGTCATGGTCAATGGGCCGGACGAGGTGCACGTGGAACGCGATGGTCGCCTGACCCGCGCCGGCGTCGCCTTCGACGACGACGCCCATGTCGAGCGGCTCCTGCGGCGTGTCCTCGGCCCGCTCGGGGTGCGGCTCGACCGGTCGCACCCGTTCGCGGACGCGGTCCTGCCCGGCGGCGTGCGGCTGCACGCGCTACTGCCACCGCTGGCCGAGCATCCCATCGTCACCTTGCGCCGGGTCCCGGCGGTGGTGCCGTCCTGGGAGGAGCTGCTGGCGTCCGGCACGGTGACCCCGGCCGTGCACGAGCAGCTGGTCCAGGCGGTCCGCGACCGCCGCAACCTCGTCGTCTGCGGCCGCGCGGGCGTCGGCAAGACGACGCTGCTCGCCCGTCTGCTCGGCGAGACCGGCGACGACCGGCTCGTCGTCATCGAGGACGCCCCGGAGCTGCGTCGGCCCGCCACGCACACCGTGCACCTGCGGGTGCGACCACCCAGCCCCGACGGCGCCGGCGGTGTCGACGTGGCGACCCTCGTCCGCAACGCGCTACGCATGCGCCCCGACCGGCTCGTCGTCGGCGAGGTCAGGGGCGCCGAGGTGGCCGACCTCCTCCAGGCGATGAACACCGGCCACGACGGCTCCGCAACGACGGTGCACGCCAACGGCGCCCAGGAGGCGATCGTGCGCCTGGAGGGCATGGCCCTGCTCGCGGGAGTTCCCCTCGCCGCCGCCCGTGCCCAGGTCGCGGCCGCGCTGGACCTGGTGGTGGCGCTCGAGCGCGGTCGTGACGGCCGGCGGCGGGTCACCGAGGTCGTCGAGGTGGTCGCCGGGCGGGACGGTGCCGTGATCCGCGAGGCGCGGGGATGA
- a CDS encoding type II secretion system F family protein: MTAAPLGRDAGAATGARLRARLGGHGVEAGPTEEALDLMRLRAAAGLLPRDPHRLSARTRRSLAVAEAVGAPLLPALDAAAAAEDDLRATRRAIAVASAQTRAVAGGLLAAPFVLVPFLGNVVGADLVGFYRTGVGRIVGAVGLLLLAIGALAVGRLVRRVGAPPPPPMSPTVRLVRAVVVGMLLGAALHPVAGLVLGVMTWRRAATTKQAAGPDVDEAADLTAIALAGGVGPGEALRVAAPHLPTHAAELRGLALELELGLAPSDDGALTRLGTVLRAATDVGAPAAPALRRLAGELRADERARVLAAAERLPAQLTFPTALALLPATLLLIGAPIVQVGLRHAMP, translated from the coding sequence ATGACCGCGGCCCCGCTCGGACGAGATGCCGGCGCGGCGACGGGGGCGCGGCTTCGTGCCCGGCTCGGCGGCCACGGAGTCGAGGCAGGACCGACCGAAGAGGCGCTCGATCTCATGCGCCTGCGCGCCGCGGCCGGACTGCTGCCCCGCGACCCGCACCGGCTCTCGGCGCGTACGCGCCGCAGCCTGGCGGTCGCCGAGGCGGTGGGTGCGCCGCTACTGCCTGCGCTGGACGCGGCCGCGGCCGCGGAGGACGACCTGCGTGCCACCCGCCGGGCCATCGCCGTGGCCTCCGCCCAGACCCGCGCCGTCGCCGGCGGGCTGCTCGCGGCCCCGTTCGTGCTCGTGCCCTTCCTCGGCAACGTCGTCGGCGCCGACCTCGTCGGGTTCTACCGGACGGGTGTCGGCCGGATCGTGGGCGCCGTCGGCCTCCTCCTGCTCGCCATCGGGGCGCTCGCGGTCGGACGCCTGGTCCGCCGGGTCGGAGCGCCGCCCCCGCCGCCGATGTCGCCGACGGTGCGGCTCGTGCGTGCCGTGGTCGTCGGCATGCTGCTCGGCGCGGCCCTGCACCCGGTCGCCGGACTCGTCCTGGGCGTCATGACCTGGCGGCGCGCGGCCACGACGAAACAGGCCGCCGGGCCGGATGTCGACGAGGCCGCCGACCTCACCGCGATCGCGCTCGCCGGCGGGGTCGGGCCCGGTGAGGCCCTGCGCGTCGCGGCGCCGCACCTGCCGACCCACGCGGCCGAGCTGCGAGGCCTGGCACTGGAGCTCGAGCTCGGCCTGGCGCCGAGCGACGACGGCGCACTGACACGGCTCGGGACCGTGCTGCGTGCCGCCACCGACGTCGGTGCGCCCGCCGCGCCGGCCCTCCGCCGGCTCGCCGGCGAGCTGCGCGCCGACGAGCGCGCCCGGGTCCTGGCCGCCGCCGAGCGGTTGCCGGCCCAACTGACCTTCCCCACCGCCCTGGCACTGCTGCCCGCGACCCTCCTGCTGATCGGCGCGCCGATCGTGCAGGTCGGGCTGCGGCACGCCATGCCCTGA
- a CDS encoding TadE/TadG family type IV pilus assembly protein, whose translation MTARPSRSARRVHARGRTAPGDGRQAGSLSLESVLVLPVLALLTLGLIGTVTVLRDVLLVHEAARVGARVAATTLDNGAVEAAVRQAAPELEHLRLQVSPARRGAGDVVTVTAAAGRRLGPTVWQPRARAHARVEPSVDTTMPEGHPWWRPAGGQTRGPVPPFDSGHHRAGPPAPHEPGGVP comes from the coding sequence ATGACGGCTCGTCCCTCCCGGTCCGCCCGTCGCGTCCATGCGCGCGGGCGGACCGCCCCGGGCGACGGTCGCCAGGCGGGCTCCCTCAGCCTGGAGTCCGTGCTGGTGCTGCCGGTCCTGGCCCTGCTGACCTTGGGGCTCATCGGCACCGTGACGGTGCTGCGCGACGTGTTGCTGGTGCACGAGGCCGCCCGCGTCGGCGCCCGCGTCGCGGCGACGACGCTCGACAACGGCGCGGTGGAGGCCGCCGTCCGCCAGGCGGCCCCGGAACTCGAGCACCTCCGGCTGCAGGTCTCGCCCGCCCGGCGAGGAGCCGGCGACGTCGTGACCGTCACGGCGGCCGCCGGGCGGCGCCTCGGCCCGACCGTGTGGCAACCGCGGGCGCGGGCACACGCCCGGGTCGAACCGTCGGTCGACACCACGATGCCGGAGGGCCACCCGTGGTGGCGGCCCGCCGGCGGGCAGACGCGTGGGCCCGTGCCGCCGTTCGACAGCGGGCACCACCGCGCCGGCCCGCCTGCACCGCACGAACCGGGCGGTGTCCCGTGA
- a CDS encoding pilus assembly protein TadG-related protein has protein sequence MSARPRRPGQRAWRFQAEDGVATLIFPMLLWVAVVAGVALVDVGAYLVAAARAQQLADASALAAVSVDVPPGGGDPRVEARRVTDAGGGRLDACDCRRGSEQASVTVSVPVDGLFVPTFWARRVSADADAVLTDAWTPGSP, from the coding sequence GTGAGCGCGCGTCCGCGGCGTCCGGGGCAGCGTGCGTGGCGCTTCCAGGCCGAGGACGGCGTCGCCACGCTGATCTTCCCGATGCTGCTGTGGGTGGCCGTCGTAGCCGGCGTCGCGCTCGTCGACGTCGGCGCCTACCTCGTCGCCGCCGCCCGGGCCCAGCAGTTGGCGGACGCCAGCGCGCTGGCGGCAGTCTCGGTCGACGTCCCGCCCGGTGGTGGCGACCCACGCGTCGAGGCACGGCGCGTCACCGACGCCGGTGGGGGCCGACTGGATGCTTGCGACTGCCGCCGCGGAAGCGAGCAGGCCAGCGTGACCGTCAGCGTGCCCGTGGACGGTCTGTTCGTACCGACCTTCTGGGCGCGGCGAGTGAGCGCCGATGCCGACGCCGTCCTCACCGACGCCTGGACGCCGGGCAGCCCCTGA
- a CDS encoding thermonuclease family protein gives MAQGTGLGATTGAPGSDALRGASWVLITRRARRVSLLLLAVLLLAGVLGGCAASPQTELAAEPAPEAELEPDDAVADDEPAEGEDEDRTAEDEDAATPEPEPEPEADPEPEPEPSPDVSEDAAPSTPAWTVVNVVDGDTVDVRADDGTQERIRVIGIDTPERGECGFGEAAAALAAMTEGRVVDLVDGARDDRDRYGRLLRYLDIEGLDAGLRLIEEGYAIARYDSRDGYGRHPREDAYVAADAATAHVCPAAAPEPAEPAPAKTATAEPGPAPSKTEKPAAGGPGSGPGGAWKNCTEARAAGAAPVHRGDPGYGSHLDRDNDGIGCE, from the coding sequence GTGGCACAGGGGACAGGGTTGGGGGCGACGACTGGTGCGCCCGGCAGCGACGCGCTGCGCGGGGCGTCGTGGGTGTTGATCACGCGGCGCGCGCGCCGGGTATCGCTGCTGTTGCTCGCGGTGCTTCTCCTGGCGGGAGTGCTCGGCGGTTGTGCCGCGTCACCGCAGACCGAACTGGCCGCCGAACCAGCTCCCGAGGCGGAGCTCGAGCCGGACGACGCGGTCGCCGACGACGAGCCAGCCGAGGGCGAGGACGAGGACCGCACGGCAGAGGACGAGGACGCCGCGACGCCGGAACCCGAACCTGAGCCGGAAGCCGACCCCGAACCGGAACCCGAGCCGTCGCCGGATGTCTCGGAGGATGCGGCGCCGAGCACGCCAGCGTGGACCGTGGTCAACGTGGTGGACGGGGACACGGTCGACGTGCGCGCCGACGACGGCACGCAGGAACGCATCCGTGTCATCGGTATCGACACGCCGGAGCGCGGCGAGTGTGGCTTCGGTGAGGCAGCGGCTGCGCTCGCCGCCATGACCGAGGGCCGCGTCGTCGACCTCGTCGACGGCGCCCGGGACGACCGCGACCGGTACGGACGGCTGCTGCGCTACCTCGACATCGAGGGCCTCGACGCCGGCCTCCGGTTGATCGAGGAGGGCTACGCCATCGCGCGCTACGACTCGCGCGACGGCTACGGCCGCCATCCGCGCGAGGACGCGTACGTCGCCGCCGATGCCGCCACCGCACACGTCTGCCCAGCCGCCGCTCCCGAACCGGCCGAGCCCGCGCCCGCGAAGACCGCGACGGCCGAGCCGGGACCGGCGCCGTCGAAGACCGAGAAGCCGGCCGCCGGCGGTCCCGGTTCCGGACCCGGTGGCGCGTGGAAGAACTGCACCGAGGCACGTGCGGCCGGCGCCGCGCCGGTGCACCGCGGCGACCCGGGCTACGGCTCGCACCTCGACCGCGACAACGACGGCATCGGCTGCGAGTAG